One stretch of Echeneis naucrates chromosome 11, fEcheNa1.1, whole genome shotgun sequence DNA includes these proteins:
- the LOC115050536 gene encoding SOSS complex subunit C-like, translating to MAANPPAAGFQNKTRVAILAELDKEKRRLLQSQSMNSPGANIPLSSRPSLKEARDSAEQQHIAAQQKAALQHAHVHSSGFFITQDSSFGNLILPVLPRLEPDF from the coding sequence ATGGCGGCCAACCCTCCAGCTGCAGGCTTTCAGAACAAGACCCGGGTGGCCATCCTGGCGGAGCTGGACAAGGAGAAGCGGCGGCTGCTGCAGAGCCAGTCCATGAACAGCCCCGGAGCCAACATCCCGCTGTCGTCCAGACCGAGCCTGAAGGAGGCGAGGGACAGCGCCGAGCAGCAGCACATCGCCGCCCAGCAGAAGGCCGCCCTGCAACACGCACACGTCCACTCGTCCGGCTTCTTCATCACCCAGGACTCGTCCTTCGGGAACCTCATCCTGCCGGTGCTCCCCCGCCTGGAGCCCGATTTCTGA